AAATGTTCTTTGTAAATTTGGTATTCTATCTGAGATTGTATGTGACAACGGCTCTCAGTTTATAAGTGACAAAATAGAAGCTTTCTTTAGGAAATACAATATCAATTTGGTAAAGTCAACAACAAGGTATCCACAAGTAAATGGCCAAGCCGAGTCCAGTAACAAGATCATTATTAATAGCTTGAAGAAGAGGTTGTCCTTGCATAAGGGAAAGTGGGCTGATGAGTTGCCATGGGTGTTGTGAGCAGATAGAATAATACCCAAAACATCCATAGGACAAACTCCTTACAGCTTAGTTTATGGCACATAAGTTGTGCCTTCAACTAAGGTCATGATGCCAACAATCAGGTATGGATTATCGACGTATGATGCTAATAAGCATGAGCTGAAATATGACATATATACCATTGATGAATTAAGGGAAGTGGCAAAGATACGCATGGCTATATATCAGCAAAAAGCGGCCAGAAGTTATAACAAAAATGTCCATGTCCGAATATTCCAAGTAGGTGACATGGTGTTGAGGAAGGTGTTCCAGAACACGATGGACATGTTAGCAGGGAAATTTGCAGATAAATGGGAAAGACACTTGATATTGGCTGTTGTAGGACGTGGTGCATATCAATTGTCAACTTTGGATGGTGCGCAAATCCCTGGGAACTGGAATGCTCTTCACCTAAAGCTTTATCATATGTAAAGTCCACTTGCTCTATCTAGGTTTATGGTTTCCTTTTAGATTGCATGAAATAAGTCAATAGGACATAGCTGCACTTGTAGTGAATCTTGTTTAGAAGTACTTTGCAATTTGTTTTTCCAACATAGCTTGATTTCAACGTGAATGTTACATAAATCATTTGCCTTACTTACAAAAAGTGATTGGTAAATGCCAAGAAAATGTTATGATCTTTGTTCACATATACATGATACTTGTAAACTTAGTTTTAATTCAATAGGGTAAGCTGTGTTTTAGAAATATAATAGATTTGATTAAGTACAACTTATTCACAAAACAAATAAAGACTACAAACAAATGACGAAGGGCTGATCACCCAACTACTATAAATCATTAAAATCGATTTTAACCTTACATATGATATTTAAATGTATTTTTATAACGGATGATAAAAACAACAAATAGCATGTTTCAAGAGGGAAATGCCTTTTAACCGCATAACGATTACATGCAccaataaataattaagaaatatCAATGAATCATAAACTCTACGACCCCAACATGTAACGAATATGTGACAAAAGAGAATTTGATGGGTCTTGTAAGACACTAAAAAATTCATCCAAATAATGAAATATGTGATTTATGTATGTAGAACTGTGAGCATAAAACTACAAGATTGACAATATCATGAAAACATAGAAAGGGATCCCATTAACATCATCACGAACAAAACAAAATAATGAAAGGTCCTTCACTTACAAAATGAAACATGGACTTAATCTTAAAAGCCAAAAAGGCTAAATGCACAAGCAGAAAATACGATAAAGAAAGTTAACAAGTCTAAAATAACAATTTTATGAGCAATAACAGAAAGCAACAAGATTCATTCATCTTCAGGATCCTTGGTTAAGATAGGATCAACATCATCGCTCTGAGTAATGTAGAGAGGAAAGGAGTCTTCAGGATAAGCTTTGTTATAGATACGAACAGTCCCGTTCACGTCCTATGATGTCCATTTTCCACGTTGATACTCTAGTATTATCTCAACTCTTGCACACATAGCATGTTGGGTAATGACTTTTTGAGCCTCTTTGTACATCCTAGCCTCCAAGGACTGCACCTCAACATTAAAGTCATCAAACTCCTTCTAGATATCCATACAAGCTTTCAAACTAGAAGTGGCAAGATCTTGAACAGTTCGTAACTTTAGGGCACAACCGCTGTGGGTAGCTTCCAAGGCTTTGAGCTTCTTATATTCATTCTCAACAACCTCACGAGCCATGAGGCTAGCTTTGAGAGCCTATAACAAACAAAAAAGGAAATATATGTAATGTGCCATACGTTCAAATGGTACAAGTAATGTTATATTACCAAAAAGATGATAAGAAATATGACTTACATGGAAGGTATAGACGACTGCATCATCCAGAATGACATCCAGAGTCGTAGAAGAATGGGCTTCAATAGTTTGAGGCAACATCAAATCTCCCATCAGGAATGCAAATTCAGCAGGTTTGGAATGGGTAGTATATCCATGAGTCAGAAAGGGTGTGTAGGTCTCGGTTTTGCTAGTAGAGGCTGGGAGATTGGTCTTCAACTTCTTGGCATCAGGGATAAAGTTGGGTGTAAGAAGAAAGGGGGTCTTAGAAGACTCAGTTTAAGTTGATTTCTCATCGCGAGCCCTCTTAGCAAACAATTCTTTTCTAGAAATGATCAGAGGTTTGATGACATGAGGCTTAAATTCTATAATTAAATGGAACGGCTCAATATTAGTTAGTAATATGAGTGAAAGACACATGCTTGCAAAAAGATATGTGACAAGAGTACACAGACATCGAATACCTTTAGCATAGATCCGGCTGGAACTCATCTCGACGCCTTTGTCATCTTTGGGGCTTTCAAGTATCTCGGACGACAGACTT
This genomic interval from Apium graveolens cultivar Ventura chromosome 8, ASM990537v1, whole genome shotgun sequence contains the following:
- the LOC141680314 gene encoding uncharacterized protein LOC141680314; its protein translation is MGDGNCWKNAPAPGQKVFMLAMTDYFSKWIEAEAFRQVPSKEVISFIKINVLCKFGILSEIVCDNGSQFISDKIEAFFRKYNINLVKSTTRYPQVNGQAESSNKIIINSLKKRLSLHKGKWADELPWVLYGLSTYDANKHELKYDIYTIDELREVAKIRMAIYQQKAARSYNKNVHVRIFQVGDMVLRKVFQNTMDMLAGKFADKWERHLILAVVGRGAYQLSTLDGAQIPGNWNALHLKLYHM